The Thermodesulfatator atlanticus DSM 21156 sequence GGAGACATCATTTAAGCTGCCTCCCTGTATCTTCCCTCATAATATCTTGCCTCAAATTTCTCTGGGCTCATATAGCTCAGCGCTGAATGCACATACTCACGATTGTATCGCCTTATCCAATCTCCAATTCTGTCCTTTGCCTCTATTAAATTCCTAAATTCCGAAATCCATATCAATTCCTCTTTTATCGT is a genomic window containing:
- a CDS encoding integrase core domain-containing protein, with the protein product TIKEELIWISEFRNLIEAKDRIGDWIRRYNREYVHSALSYMSPEKFEARYYEGRYREAA